The following proteins come from a genomic window of Heptranchias perlo isolate sHepPer1 chromosome 14, sHepPer1.hap1, whole genome shotgun sequence:
- the LOC137332228 gene encoding histamine H2 receptor-like — MSSLWEESNSTNHSLSPLTSLGEGNAFSHIQISHQEVLVGTILTTVDLVTLLGNMVVFLCPALEKRLRTVTYMFILSLATADLLVACLVMPFSIIYEVTGIWMFGRLFCKVWISFDVMFCTASIVTLCFISLDRYCSVATPYHYTKRMSRGRCIAMTVAIWVYSSMISFLPVMQGWNEIPGVDFDADRECVFVTNRTFAIVASALAFYVPFLIMCTMYFFIYRASRLKAARIMSQTLELHYHPNSRRQDNLQLEHKATRTMSIIISVFVLCWLPYFVFNVCIAVRGPQLNNAAISCLFKVITWFGYCNSTINPMIYAFLNRDFQRALKKMLFCQRWRVRVDIGDGMVSIVTFSKTAQDPDCSAKNSGSCQ; from the exons ATGAGCTCTCTTTGGGAAGAGAGTAATTCCACCAACCACAGCCTGTCTCCTTTGACTTCTCTGGGGGAGGGGAATGCCTTCTCTCACATCCAGATCTCCCACCAAGAGGTGCTGGTTGGGACCATACTGACCACGGTGGACCTGGTGACGCTCCTGGGGAACATGGTGGTGTTCCTCTGCCCGGCTTTGGAgaagagactgagaacagtgactTACATGTTCATCCTGTCCCTAGCGACAGCAGACCTGCTGGTGGCATGTCTGGTCATGCCCTTTAG CATAATCTATGAGGTGACTGGAATCTGGATGTTCGGCCGTTTGTTCTGCAAGGTGTGGATCTCCTTCGATGTGATGTTTTGCACAGCTTCCATCGTCACGCTCTGTTTCATCAGCTTGGACCGTTACTGTTCTGTGGCTACTCCTTATCACTACACCAAACGTATGTCCCGTGGGAG GTGCATTGCCATGACCGTTGCCATCTGGGTTTACTCCTCCATGATTTCATTCCTGCCGGTGATGCAGGGTTGGAACGAAATCCCGGGCGTGGATTTCGACGCCGACAGGGAGTGCGTCTTCGTCACCAACAGGACCTTCGCGATCGTGGCCTCCGCGCTGGCCTTCTACGTCCCTTTCCTGATCATGTGCACCATGTACTTCTTCATATACCGCGCCTCGCGCCTGAAGGCGGCGCGGATAATGTCGCAGACGCTCGAACTCCACTATCATCCCAACAGCAGGCGGCAGGACAATCTGCAGCTGGAGCACAAGGCCACCAGGACCATGAGTATAATCATATCGGTCTTCGTCCTGTGCTGGCTCCCTTACTTTGTGTTCAACGTCTGCATCGCCGTGCGCGGCCCGCAGCTCAACAACGCCGCCATTAGCTGTTTATTTAAAGTCATCACCTGGTTCGGGTATTGCAACTCCACCATCAACCCCATGATCTACGCCTTCCTCAATCGCGATTTTCAACGGGCCTTGAAAAAGATGCTGTTCTGCCAGCGCTGGAGGGTGCGGGTGGATATCGGAGACGGCATGGTTTCCATAGTGACCTTCTCCAAAACGGCTCAGGACCCAGACTGCAGTGCGAAAAACAGTGGCAGTTGCCAATAG